One window of Methylococcus sp. EFPC2 genomic DNA carries:
- a CDS encoding sulfate/molybdate ABC transporter ATP-binding protein produces MTIHIDHVSKHFGQFHALKDVSLEIAGGELVALLGPSGCGKTTLLRIIAGLEAPDSGSIILHGEDATNVHVRERQVGFVFQHYALFQHMTVFENVAFGLRVRPRATRPSDEDIRRRVNELLELVQLGWVAQRYPTQLSGGQRQRIALARALAVEPKVLLLDEPFGALDAKVRKDLRRWLRRLHDELHITSVFVTHDQEEALEVADRVVVLNSGRIEQVGTPDSVYDHPANPFVMHFLGDVNLFHGRIHEGQAHIGDATVELSEALQPPSDQAVFYARPHELQIAPLDSAKLNGGLRARIRDARRFGSTVRVELERSDGQGLLEVDISQADFQQLGLQKDAEVLVEPTKIRFFAGT; encoded by the coding sequence ATGACCATACATATCGACCACGTCAGCAAGCATTTCGGCCAATTTCACGCGCTCAAGGACGTCAGCCTGGAAATCGCCGGCGGGGAACTGGTCGCGCTGCTCGGGCCGTCCGGCTGCGGCAAGACCACGCTGCTGCGCATCATCGCCGGCCTGGAGGCTCCGGACTCCGGCAGCATCATTCTGCACGGTGAAGACGCCACTAATGTGCACGTGCGCGAGCGCCAGGTTGGCTTCGTGTTCCAGCATTATGCGCTGTTCCAGCATATGACCGTGTTCGAGAACGTCGCCTTCGGCCTGCGCGTGCGTCCGCGCGCGACCCGGCCCAGCGACGAGGACATCCGCCGGCGGGTCAACGAACTGCTGGAACTGGTACAGCTCGGCTGGGTGGCGCAGCGTTATCCGACCCAGCTTTCCGGTGGACAGCGCCAGCGTATCGCCCTCGCCCGCGCCCTGGCGGTAGAACCCAAGGTGCTGCTGCTGGACGAGCCTTTCGGCGCGCTGGACGCCAAGGTGCGCAAGGACTTGCGGCGCTGGCTGCGGCGCTTGCACGACGAACTGCACATCACCAGCGTATTCGTCACCCATGACCAGGAAGAAGCGCTGGAGGTGGCCGACCGCGTGGTGGTCTTGAATTCCGGCCGCATCGAGCAGGTCGGCACGCCGGATTCGGTTTACGACCACCCGGCCAATCCTTTCGTCATGCACTTCCTCGGCGACGTGAACCTGTTTCACGGGCGTATCCACGAAGGCCAGGCGCATATCGGCGACGCGACCGTCGAACTGTCCGAGGCGCTACAACCTCCCAGCGACCAGGCCGTCTTTTACGCCCGACCCCACGAGTTGCAGATCGCCCCGCTCGACTCCGCCAAGCTCAACGGCGGCCTGCGCGCGCGCATCCGGGATGCACGCCGCTTCGGTTCCACCGTCCGGGTCGAACTGGAACGTAGCGACGGGCAAGGCCTGCTGGAAGTGGATATTTCGCAGGCGGATTTCCAGCAGCTGGGTTTGCAGAAGGACGCCGAAGTCCTGGTCGAGCCGACCAAGATACGGTTTTTTGCCGGCACCTAA
- the cysW gene encoding sulfate ABC transporter permease subunit CysW: MSAIATPQARTAGSWLPWLLIGLALLYLLGFLVLPLALVFIQAFSKGVATYWQSLTDPTALAAVRLTLTVAAIAVPLNLVFGVAAAWSIAKFSFPGKSLLITLIDLPFSVSPVVSGLIYVLMFGLQGWFGDWLHEHDIKLIFAVPGIVLATIFVTFPFVARELIPLMQAQGTQEEEAAIVLGATGWQTFWHVTLPNIKWGLLYGVILSNARAMGEFGAVSVVSGHIRGLTNTIPLHVEILYNEYNTAAAFAVASLLALLALVTLAAKSLLAWRIKQQVRLAHTEE; the protein is encoded by the coding sequence ATGAGCGCGATCGCAACCCCGCAGGCGCGTACCGCAGGCAGCTGGCTACCCTGGCTGCTGATAGGGCTGGCCTTGCTGTATCTCCTGGGCTTTCTGGTCCTGCCCCTGGCGCTGGTATTCATCCAGGCGTTCTCCAAAGGGGTGGCGACCTATTGGCAATCCCTGACGGATCCCACCGCGCTGGCCGCCGTGCGGCTGACCTTGACGGTGGCGGCCATCGCCGTCCCGCTGAACCTGGTATTCGGCGTCGCGGCGGCCTGGAGCATCGCCAAGTTCTCGTTTCCCGGCAAGAGCCTGCTGATCACCCTGATAGACCTGCCGTTTTCCGTCTCGCCCGTGGTTTCGGGCCTGATCTACGTGCTGATGTTCGGCCTGCAGGGCTGGTTCGGCGACTGGCTGCACGAGCATGACATCAAGCTGATCTTCGCCGTACCCGGCATCGTGCTGGCCACGATCTTCGTCACCTTTCCCTTCGTCGCCCGCGAATTGATCCCGCTGATGCAGGCGCAGGGCACGCAGGAAGAAGAAGCCGCCATCGTACTGGGCGCGACGGGCTGGCAGACCTTCTGGCACGTCACCCTGCCCAACATCAAGTGGGGACTGCTGTACGGCGTGATCCTGAGCAACGCCCGCGCGATGGGCGAATTCGGCGCCGTATCGGTGGTGTCGGGCCATATCCGCGGACTGACCAACACCATACCGCTGCACGTGGAAATCCTCTACAACGAATACAACACCGCGGCGGCCTTTGCCGTGGCTTCGCTGCTGGCGCTCCTGGCCCTGGTGACGCTGGCGGCGAAGAGCCTGCTGGCATGGCGCATCAAACAGCAAGTCCGCTTAGCCCATACCGAAGAATAA
- the cysT gene encoding sulfate ABC transporter permease subunit CysT has protein sequence MTLSKRHSVLPGFPLAMGFTLLYLSLIVLIPLSATFLKSATLGWEAFWQVITTPRVLASYKLTFFASLAGALINAAFGLLVAWVLVRYEFPGKRLIDALVDLPFALPTAVAGIALATLYSTKGWVGQLFAPLGLKIAYTPLGVVVALTFIGLPFVVRTVQPVLEEFPKELEEAAHSLGANRLQTFIRVLFPQIWPALLTGFALAFARAIGEYGSVIFIAGNIPFKSEITPLLIITHLEQYDYAGATALAVSMLVVSFALLLAINVLQWWGQRRLGQAH, from the coding sequence ATGACTTTGTCCAAACGCCACAGCGTATTGCCCGGCTTTCCTTTGGCGATGGGCTTCACCTTGCTGTATTTGAGCCTGATCGTACTCATTCCGCTATCGGCGACCTTCCTCAAGAGTGCGACCCTGGGCTGGGAAGCATTCTGGCAAGTCATCACGACCCCTCGCGTCCTGGCGTCCTACAAACTGACCTTCTTCGCCTCCTTGGCCGGCGCGCTGATCAACGCGGCGTTCGGTTTGTTGGTGGCCTGGGTGCTCGTGCGCTACGAATTTCCCGGCAAGCGCTTGATCGACGCGCTGGTCGACCTGCCCTTCGCCCTGCCCACCGCCGTCGCCGGCATTGCCCTGGCGACGCTTTATTCCACCAAGGGTTGGGTCGGACAGCTATTCGCGCCCTTGGGGCTGAAGATCGCCTACACCCCCCTCGGCGTAGTGGTCGCCTTGACCTTCATCGGCCTGCCTTTCGTGGTCCGCACGGTACAGCCGGTGCTGGAAGAATTCCCCAAGGAACTGGAAGAGGCGGCGCACAGCCTGGGGGCGAACCGGCTGCAGACGTTCATCCGGGTGCTATTCCCGCAAATCTGGCCGGCCCTGCTGACTGGCTTCGCCCTGGCGTTCGCGCGAGCCATCGGGGAATACGGCTCGGTTATTTTCATTGCCGGCAACATCCCTTTCAAGTCGGAAATCACCCCGCTGCTCATCATCACCCACCTCGAGCAATACGACTACGCCGGGGCGACCGCGCTGGCCGTCTCCATGCTGGTGGTTTCATTCGCCCTGCTCCTGGCCATCAATGTATTGCAATGGTGGGGGCAGCGTCGATTGGGTCAGGCACATTAA
- a CDS encoding glycosyltransferase family A protein, with translation MKVSIAIPCYEMYGRGVECLDHSLSAISRQTYKDIEVVISDHSRDDAIYTVVRRWAANLDIRYVRFEEMRGSSSANHNSCIRHCSGDIIKFLCQDDYLYDKLALKTIVDAFLPEANWLLSRYIHTRDRVNYFRPQYPTLNKSIHVSNTVGTHSCLTIRNVDPPLFDENLIWFMDCEYYRRLYDIYGAPYILNELTTAVFLWEGQVSNTTASSQALRQGELDYLQRKYPFDIDEPISSREYSLFQKLSRKIHRQLSFLRET, from the coding sequence ATGAAGGTAAGTATCGCAATTCCCTGCTACGAAATGTATGGAAGAGGTGTCGAGTGTCTGGATCATTCGCTCTCTGCCATATCAAGGCAAACATATAAGGATATAGAAGTCGTTATTTCCGACCATTCGCGAGATGATGCGATTTATACAGTGGTTCGTCGTTGGGCTGCTAATCTCGATATACGCTATGTCAGGTTTGAGGAAATGCGGGGCTCTTCCTCTGCAAACCATAATAGCTGCATTAGGCATTGTTCGGGCGATATTATTAAGTTTCTCTGTCAGGATGATTACTTGTATGATAAATTGGCCCTTAAGACCATAGTCGATGCTTTTTTGCCTGAAGCGAACTGGTTGTTGTCGAGATATATACATACGAGGGATCGTGTGAATTACTTTCGGCCGCAATATCCAACCCTCAATAAGTCGATCCATGTGAGTAATACCGTAGGGACTCACAGTTGCTTGACGATAAGAAATGTTGATCCGCCTTTGTTCGATGAAAATTTGATTTGGTTTATGGACTGTGAGTACTATCGCAGGCTCTACGATATTTATGGGGCTCCTTATATTCTTAACGAGTTAACCACGGCCGTGTTTCTTTGGGAGGGGCAGGTTTCAAATACGACGGCATCTAGCCAGGCTCTGCGGCAGGGGGAGTTGGATTACTTGCAACGGAAATACCCGTTCGATATTGATGAGCCGATTTCATCGCGGGAATATTCTTTGTTTCAGAAGCTCTCCAGAAAAATACATAGACAGCTATCGTTTCTGCGGGAGACATGA
- a CDS encoding acyltransferase, producing the protein MRIRSIDTLKGLAIIAVVIIHTEPFIATASMKGDWYYLGQSLQQLSSFAVPFFFVAAGYFYSRGISKESILSRWLKYTSRLASLLLIWTIIDGIFWGPWLEQMIKAKSAAPLLWNLNALPSFAAKRPDLFFFRGTAVPLWFLVSLIAGISLLALCLKLSLRPPALLAIGFSAYALCLATSSYEATFLGFGLTLPLEQRGPLIAFSFLTVGHFFAAHNISTKHSAPFLATAVIMIFCESALLSHLSGLPFQERPYLFSSLPLAACAFLFATSHPNLGANSVLSALGSRSLGIYLIHTPVLGAVSLIRRAVVHPIWEIIFALLVISLSYGLVALLMRIPYIRKSVI; encoded by the coding sequence ATGCGCATTCGATCGATCGATACCCTTAAGGGCTTGGCTATAATTGCCGTAGTCATCATACATACGGAACCCTTTATTGCCACCGCATCGATGAAGGGGGACTGGTACTATCTAGGGCAGTCGCTACAGCAGCTTTCTTCCTTCGCCGTCCCCTTCTTCTTCGTTGCCGCCGGCTACTTTTATTCCAGAGGAATCAGTAAGGAAAGCATACTGTCCAGATGGCTGAAATACACGTCACGACTCGCCTCGCTACTCCTAATCTGGACCATCATCGATGGAATCTTCTGGGGCCCATGGCTGGAACAAATGATTAAAGCAAAGAGCGCAGCTCCATTGCTTTGGAATTTGAACGCTCTCCCTTCGTTCGCCGCGAAGCGGCCAGACTTATTCTTCTTTCGCGGAACGGCCGTGCCATTATGGTTTCTCGTCTCGCTAATCGCAGGAATCAGTCTATTGGCACTATGCCTTAAACTCTCCTTACGCCCACCGGCCCTGCTTGCGATTGGTTTTAGCGCGTATGCGCTATGCCTAGCCACCTCATCTTATGAGGCCACCTTTTTGGGTTTTGGCCTGACTCTACCCCTTGAACAGCGAGGGCCACTCATTGCTTTCTCATTTCTGACCGTCGGGCACTTCTTTGCGGCCCACAACATAAGCACAAAACATAGCGCGCCCTTCCTGGCCACGGCAGTAATTATGATATTTTGTGAATCCGCCTTACTATCTCATCTTTCCGGGCTGCCCTTCCAAGAAAGACCTTATCTGTTCAGCAGCCTCCCGCTCGCCGCTTGCGCATTCCTGTTTGCAACTAGCCATCCGAACCTGGGGGCAAATTCGGTTCTTTCCGCACTCGGAAGTCGCTCGCTTGGCATTTACCTCATACACACGCCGGTGCTCGGCGCCGTCAGCCTCATCAGGAGAGCGGTCGTCCACCCAATATGGGAAATCATTTTCGCGTTATTGGTAATAAGCCTATCGTATGGGCTAGTGGCTTTATTAATGAGAATCCCATATATTCGAAAATCCGTCATATAG
- a CDS encoding multifunctional CCA addition/repair protein, with amino-acid sequence MNTYLVGGAVRDRLLNLPVKERDWVVVGATPEQMLALGFRPVGREFPVFLHPQTHEEYALARTERKTAPGYRGFVVHAAPEVTLEQDLLRRDLTINAMAEDARGRLIDPYGGLSDLQAGLLRHVSQAFAEDPVRILRVARFAARYARLGFKVAEETLTLMRAMVAAGEVDALVPERVWAELVKALSEPAPAEFFRALRNCGALERLFPELDRLFGVPQPPQHHPEIDTGIHALLVLEQAACLSDDPKLRFAALMHDLGKGLTPPERWPSHHGHEKSGLPALQALCTRLKAPKDYQRLAEQVMRYHGHCHRATELRAATLVDLLQRLDALRKNNRLADFLLACEADARGRTGFENRSYPQRDLILKAQIAAMAVTTAPLIAQGLQGEALGKALRQARIASVRRALAPQTPTITDLSPK; translated from the coding sequence TTGAACACCTATCTCGTCGGCGGCGCGGTGCGCGACCGCCTGCTGAACCTGCCGGTCAAGGAGCGGGACTGGGTGGTCGTGGGCGCGACCCCGGAGCAAATGTTGGCCCTGGGCTTCCGGCCCGTGGGCCGTGAATTCCCCGTGTTCCTGCACCCACAAACCCACGAGGAATATGCCCTGGCCCGCACCGAGCGCAAGACCGCTCCCGGTTATCGTGGCTTCGTCGTGCACGCCGCGCCGGAAGTGACGCTGGAACAGGATCTGTTGCGCCGCGACCTGACCATCAACGCCATGGCCGAAGATGCGCGTGGCCGGCTGATCGATCCCTACGGTGGCCTGAGCGACCTGCAAGCCGGGCTGTTGCGCCATGTTTCCCAGGCATTCGCCGAAGACCCGGTGCGCATCCTGCGAGTGGCCCGTTTCGCCGCCCGTTACGCGCGCCTGGGCTTCAAGGTGGCGGAAGAAACCCTAACCTTGATGCGAGCCATGGTGGCGGCCGGCGAGGTGGACGCCCTGGTGCCGGAAAGGGTCTGGGCCGAGCTGGTCAAGGCCTTGTCCGAACCCGCACCGGCCGAATTCTTCCGCGCTCTGAGAAATTGCGGCGCCCTCGAGCGCCTGTTTCCCGAACTCGACCGCCTGTTCGGCGTACCGCAACCGCCCCAGCATCATCCGGAAATCGATACCGGGATCCATGCCCTGTTGGTTCTGGAACAAGCCGCCTGCCTCAGCGATGATCCCAAGCTGCGCTTCGCCGCCTTGATGCATGATCTGGGAAAGGGATTGACGCCACCGGAGCGTTGGCCCAGCCATCATGGCCACGAAAAATCCGGCCTGCCGGCCCTGCAGGCTTTATGCACCCGACTAAAGGCACCCAAGGATTATCAGCGGCTCGCGGAGCAGGTCATGCGCTATCACGGCCATTGCCATCGGGCGACCGAGTTGCGCGCCGCTACCTTGGTCGACCTGCTGCAACGATTGGACGCGCTGAGGAAAAACAACCGCTTGGCCGACTTCCTGCTGGCCTGCGAAGCCGACGCCCGAGGCCGCACCGGCTTCGAAAACAGGTCTTACCCACAGCGCGACCTCATCCTCAAAGCCCAAATCGCCGCCATGGCCGTGACCACCGCGCCTTTGATCGCGCAAGGCCTGCAAGGCGAGGCGTTAGGCAAGGCCTTGCGTCAGGCGCGCATCGCGTCGGTCCGTCGAGCCCTCGCGCCCCAAACCCCGACGATCACAGACCTTAGCCCCAAATAA
- a CDS encoding sulfite exporter TauE/SafE family protein: MFETWAYYLAFGSLAGVLSGLLGIGGGVVVVPFLIWRLTLAGCPPDLVMIVAVATSLATIVVTSMSAVYTHHRLGALRWSWIRRMTPGIVLGTAVGSVIAERLPAGWFKLLFALFLIFVALRMLRRVSTRLATEHPRSVVVAGVSGLIGLLSAILGIGGGTLSVPFLARCGQPMGNAVAISGALGFPIALAGAVTYVALGWQHPGLPAPSLGYVYLPAFVGIILTSVLFAPLGARLAHRLPAAQLKRVFAFVILAIGGKLLWQGLARLV; this comes from the coding sequence ATGTTCGAAACTTGGGCGTATTACCTGGCCTTCGGCAGTCTGGCCGGCGTCTTGTCCGGACTTTTAGGCATAGGCGGGGGCGTGGTGGTGGTGCCGTTTCTGATCTGGCGCTTGACGCTGGCGGGCTGCCCGCCGGATCTGGTCATGATCGTGGCGGTGGCCACCTCCTTGGCGACCATTGTCGTGACGTCGATGTCCGCGGTCTATACCCATCATCGGCTGGGTGCCTTGCGCTGGTCCTGGATCCGGCGGATGACGCCGGGCATCGTGCTCGGCACGGCGGTAGGCTCGGTGATCGCCGAGCGCCTGCCGGCGGGCTGGTTCAAGCTGCTGTTCGCCCTGTTCCTGATCTTCGTCGCGCTGCGTATGTTGCGCCGTGTGTCCACGCGGCTCGCCACCGAGCACCCGCGGAGCGTCGTGGTGGCCGGGGTGTCCGGTTTGATCGGACTGCTGTCGGCCATACTGGGGATAGGCGGCGGGACCCTCAGCGTGCCTTTTCTGGCCCGATGCGGCCAGCCCATGGGCAATGCAGTAGCCATCTCGGGGGCTTTGGGCTTTCCCATCGCGCTGGCTGGCGCCGTCACGTATGTTGCGCTGGGCTGGCAGCATCCAGGGTTGCCCGCGCCTAGCCTGGGCTACGTCTACCTGCCGGCCTTCGTCGGCATCATCCTGACCAGCGTGCTGTTCGCGCCTCTGGGCGCGAGGCTGGCGCACCGCTTGCCGGCCGCTCAGCTCAAGCGGGTGTTCGCCTTCGTGATCTTGGCCATAGGCGGCAAGCTGTTGTGGCAGGGGCTAGCGCGGCTGGTTTAG